A genome region from Hevea brasiliensis isolate MT/VB/25A 57/8 chromosome 7, ASM3005281v1, whole genome shotgun sequence includes the following:
- the LOC110632644 gene encoding probable ATP synthase 24 kDa subunit, mitochondrial, producing the protein MAFTSRLLSRSKQLYGSQVILQQKHVIPVRFFAKKSEPPALKGDEMLKNIFLDVKKKFETAIGILRKEKITIDPDDPAAVNQYAKVMKTIREKADLFSESQRIKHTIETRTKDIPDARTYLLTLKEIRIKRGLTDELGAEAMMMDALERVEKEIKKPLMRSDKKGMALLMTEFDKINKKLGIRKEDLPKYEEELELKIAKAQLEELKKDALEAMEAQKKREEFKDEATVDVKSLDIRNFL; encoded by the exons ATGGCGTTCACTTCACGTCTTCTATCCAGATCCAAACAG CTGTATGGCAGTCAAGTCATTCTGCAGCAGAAGCATGTTATTCCAGTCCGTTTTTTTGCCAAAAAATCTGAACCTCCAGCTCTTAAGGGAGATG AGATGCTAAAGAACATCTTTCTGGATGTCAAGAAGAAATTTGAGACAGCCATTGGAATACTTAGGAAGGAGAAGATCACCATAGATCCTGATGATCCAGCTGCTGTGAATCAATATGCGAAGGTCATGAAGACAATTAGAGAGAA GGCTGATTTGTTCTCTGAGTCACAGAGAATAAAACACACTATCGAGACACGAACTAAGGATATTCCAGATGCTCGGACATATTTGTTGACATTGAAGGAAATACGAATTAA GAGAGGTCTCACTGATGAACTTGGTGCAGAAGCTATGATGATGGATGCTTTGGAGAGAGTTGAAAAGGAAATCAAGAAACCTCTCATGAGGAGTGATAAGAAAGGAATGGCTCTTCTAATGACAGAGTTTGATAAAATTAATAAGAA GCTTGGAATTCGCAAGGAAGATCTTCCAAAGTATGAAGAAGAGTTAGAACTCAAAATTGCCAAAGCACAATTAGAGGAGCTGAAGAAAGATGCTCTTGAGGCCATGGAAGCCCAAAAGAAGAG GGAAGAATTCAAGGACGAGGCAACGGTGGATGTGAAATCTTTGGATATCCGGAATTTCCTTTGA